The proteins below are encoded in one region of Paramisgurnus dabryanus chromosome 2, PD_genome_1.1, whole genome shotgun sequence:
- the LOC135743757 gene encoding glutamine-dependent NAD(+) synthetase — MGRKVTLATCSLNQWALDFKGNLTRILKSIEIAKLKGAKYRLGPELEICGYGCADHFYESDTLLHCFQVLKSLLESPLTEDIICDVGMPIMHHNVRYNCRVIFLNKKILLIRPKMLLANYGNNREFRWFSPWSQPRHVEEYFLPRMIQDVTGQATVPFGDGVLSTKDTCLGSEICAELWNPRSPHVDMGLDGVEIFTNSSASYHELRKADHRVNLVKSATTKSGGIYLFANQKGCDGDRLYYDGCAMIAINGDIVARGAQFSLEDVEVVTATLDLEDVRSYRGERCHPHMEYEHKPYKRIKTDFSLSNCDDMCLPTLQPVEWSFHTPEEEISLGPACWLWDYLRRSGQAGFLLPLSGGVDSSSSACIVYSMCVQICQAIRQGNSQVLEDVQRVVNDSSYRPDDPHELCGRLFTTCYMASENSSEDTRNRAKDLAAQIGSNHLNINIDMAVKGMLGIFSMVTGKWPQFRANGGSARENLALQNVQARIRMVLAYLFAQLCLWAQGKPGGLLVLGSANVDESLTGYFTKYDCSSADINPIGGVSKTDLKCFLEYCIKHFQLTALTRILEAPPTAELEPLTDGKVVQTDEADMGMTYSELSVIGRLRKISKCGPYSMFCKLIHLWKETFSPSQVAAKVKHFFRMYSINRHKMTTVTPSYHAENYSPDDNRFDLRPFLYNTRWDWQFSSIDDEVAVIERDGGCM; from the exons atGGGTCGCAAGGTTACATTAGCGACTTGCTCCTTAAATCAGTGGGCTTTGGATTTTAAGGGCAACCTGACCAGAATCCTTAAAA GTATTGAGATTGCCAAGCTGAAAGGAGCCAAATACAGACTGGGACCAGAGCTGGAGATCTG tggGTACGGTTGTGCCGACCATTTCTACGAATCCGACACCTTGCTTCACTGCTTTCAAGTCCTGAAGTCTCTCTTGGAATCTCCTTTGACAGAAGACATCATCTGTGATGTGGGAAT GCCTATTATGCATCACAATGTTCGATATAACTGCAGAGTCATTTTCCTGAACAA AAAGATATTGTTGATTCGTCCTAAAATGCTCTTGGCAAATTATGGCAACAACAGAGAATTTCGGTGGTTTTCACCTTGGAGTCAACCTAG ACATGTTGAGGAGTACTTTTTACCAAGAATGATTCAAGATGTGACAGGACAG GCCACAGTACCGTTTGGAGATGGGGTGCTGTCCACCAAGGACACCTGCTTAGGGAGTGAGATTTGTGCTGAGCTGTGGAACCCCAGAAG TCCACATGTTGACATGGGTTTGGATGGCGTTGAGATCTTTACCAATTCTTCTGCAAGCTACCATGAGCTACGCAAGGCTGACCACAGGGTAAACTTGGTGAAATCTGCCACCACTAAG AGTGGAGGTATTTATCTGTTTGCCAATCAGAAGGGCTGTGATGGAGACCGTTTGTACTATGATGGCTGTGCTATGATCGCTATCAATGGAGATATTGTTGCCCGAGGAGCGCAGTTTTCGCTTGAAGATGTG GAGGTCGTCACAGCTACTCTTGATCTGGAAGATGTGCGCAGTTATCGTGGAGAGAGGTGTCATCCTCACATG GAGTATGAACACAAACCCTATAAGAGGATTAAAACGGACTTCTCATTGTCTAACTGTGATGATATGTGTCTGCCCACGCTTCAGCCTGTGGAGTGGAGTTTCCACACACCTGAAGAAGAGATCAG TCTTGGTCCTGCTTGTTGGCTATGGGACTACCTAAGAAGAAGTGGACAG gctggctttcttcttcCTCTCAGTGGTGGTGTAGACAGTTCATCCAGCGCCTGTATCGTGTACTCCATGTGTGTGCAGATCTGCCAAGCCATCAGACAAGGCA ATTCTCAGGTGTTGGAGGATGTGCAGCGAGTGGTCAATGATTCGTCCTACAGACCCGATGACCCGCATGAGCTGTGCGGACGTCTCTTCACCACATGTTACATGGCTAGTGAAAACTCTTCTGAGGACACGCGCAACCGAGCCAAAGATCTCGCAGCTCAGATCGGCAG CAATCATTTGAATATCAATATCGACATGGCAGTGAAAGGCATGCTGGGAATTTTCTCCATGGTGACAGGAAAGTGGCCTCAGTTTCGTGCAAACGGCGGAAGTGCCAGAGAAAACTTGGCACTGCAAAATGTTCAG GCTCGTATCAGGATGGTTTTGGCCTATCTCTTTGCTCAGCTCTGCCTGTGGGCTCAGGGGAAGCCTGGTGGTTTATTGGTGCTTGGTTCAGCGAATGTGGATGAGAG TTTAACAGGGTACTTCACGAAGTATGACTGCTCCAGTGCAGATATTAATCCCATCGGCGGTGTTAGTAAGACGGACTTGAAGTGTTTCCTAGAGTACTGTATTAAACACTTCCAGCTCACGGCCCTCACAAG AATCCTGGAAGCTCCTCCCACTGCAGAGCTCGAGCCACTGACAGACGGGAAGGTGGTCCAGACCGATGAG GCTGATATGGGAATGACCTACTCCGAGCTCTCTGTGATTGGCAGACTCAGGAAGATTTCCAAATGTGGCCCGTACAGCATGTTTTGCAAGCTCATTCACTTATGGAAAGAGACCTTTTCTCCTTCACAG GTGGCTGCTAAAGTGAAGCACTTTTTTAGGATGTACTCGATCAACAGACACAAGATGACGACCGTAACTCCCTCGTATCATGCCGAAAACTACAGCCCAGATGACAATCGATTTGACCTACGACCCTTCTTATACAACACACGATGGGATTGGCAGTTCAGCAGCATTGATGATGAG GTGGCGGTAATTGAGAGAGACGGTGGCTGTATGTAG